tttttacaggtacaaatctttttcacagttacagatttttttttacaggtacaaattttacagatttcgttttcacaggtgcaaaacttttgctacatatttacctccataCTTGCTATCCTTTTGCTGCTGTAACTGTgtatttccccactgtgggacaaataaaggattatcttatcttatcttatcagtAAATATTATACATTAACAGTGCTATGAAGCTATTCAGTATTCAGCTTGTTCTTAAGTTCTGATGCGACAAAAAGACTCacttaaaaaaatctaatttaatctaatttaaatatgttaagTTCTTGAGTCTGGATAGGTTAAGTCTACTAAAAACCATTCTGGACTATCTGCCACTGATGTCTAGTAATAAGAAACACAGGGTTGTATTTATGCTTCAAAAGTTGGAATCAGTGATGCGCCTGGACCAGCTGGTGGAGTCGGTGCTGCACAGCGACATGAGTTCTGGGGACCTGGGCTTCATTCTTGCCTTCAAACACTATCAGTAATATTTTTTACGTTTCACCCTACAATATTTTTCAGCTGTGGTTATGTTTAAGTGCTtatatttggaaaaaaaagtttAGGCTTTAATGCAGATTTTATTTCTgatttgcattttataaaacaaaacaaaaaaacatttgggcatgttcaaatattttaaatatcagtttcaataatataaattaaaaaaaatctgatagTTCCACACCTGGTTTCTTTGATGAGTTCTGTGCATATTTCTTTAagacaaacacaaaaataaacacagactTACAAAATTGGTGGTCATACATTACAACATCTCTGatacaaaatacactgatcagccataacattaaaaccacctccttgtttctacactcattgtccattttagcagctccacttaccatatactgtagaagcactttgtagttctacaattactgactgtaatccatctgtttctctacatacctttctagcctgcttttaccctgttctttaatggtcaggacccccacaggaccaccacagagcaggtattatttagatggtggatcattctcagcactgcagtgacactgacatggtggtggtgtttacTGAcatggttagtgtgtgttgtgctggtatgagtggagaagacactgcagtgctgctagagtttttaaacaccgtgtccactcactgtccactcctacctagttggtccaacttgtagatgtaaagtcagagacgatcgctcatctattgctgctgtttgagttggtcatcttctagaccttcatcagtggtcacaggacgctgcccacaggtttggttggtggactattctcagtccagcagtgacagtgaagtatttaaaaactccatcagcattgctgcatcttatccacttataccagcacaacgcacactaacacagcaccaccatgtcagtgttactgcagtgctgagaatgacccaccacccaaatagagTCACagcaaggaagtggttttaatgttatggctgatcggtgtgtactATTAATGTCCAAGTCTTCCTGTCAGGTTTGTCCACCTGTAAAAGAGACTGATAGGGTAAAAAGTTTAAGTCTCAGGAAAAACCCACATATTTTCTGACCTCCTGCATCACTGGTGAGGCCAGACTGCTGGCTTTCTCTGCCCCTTCAGCTAGAACACTCTCCAGATGACCTGGGTCAGCCCTTAATCTCTGGATTTCAAGCCTAATGGGCTCCAGTCTTTGTACTACAGCCTCTGCCACCACATTCTTGTAATTTCCAGTGTCCAGTCCTTCGGCTGATCTGACCACATCTTCCATAGTCTGGCCAGAAACAGCAGCATGCATGGCCACCAGGTTGGCTACACCTGGCCGATCAGCAGGGTCATAGGTGACCTCAGAAGTGAAATCTGTCACTGCTCTGCGGATTTTAAATACTATGTCATCGGGGCTATCGGTTAAAAATATGGTGGCTAACTTCTGTGGATCTGACTTGGACATCTTAGAGGAGGGATCTCTTAAAGATTTTACCTTTCGCGTAAAACCTGAAATGGAAAGAGCTCTGGGTTAGGAACAAGTCTTATATACATTTCATATACAGTAACCTAACCTTGCTTAATCACATGAATGTAGTGTGAGTAAAATGTGGAGTGACATTCTTTTAGaacataaaagaaaaacacattctGACTTAACTATTAAACACAACTCCTTCAAAAACTATTCACATGATACATGtttcaattaataaaataagaacAAAGCACAAACATTCTGGACAACTCCATAATAGAATTCAGCTTCATATTTTGATATGGTTGTCTAAATgtctatttcatttatttaattgtaaagAGCAATGAAAAGCAGTTTGTGTATTATTAGTTTTTGTACAATGTGTTTGTCTGTTATTATGACTTGGATTAAGATCAGACTTTTAATGAATGCAAAACTAAGTAATTCAAAGGAATTTGCAAACTTGATTTGTCACTAAAAGGGCACAGAGTGGgttcatttaaaacaaaacaacaaaaaaacaagtgTATTATATTATCCTTCTAGAATTATTCCTCATTCCTAGTGGTATCACACAGATGAATCATGATTGCTGGTACTTTGATACAGTAGAAGATCAAATGTCTAATAAATAGCATCCCTTCCAGACCAGTGCTTCGGTACTGGCACAGCAGTACAGATTTAGAGCACAAAATCAAACCATATAATTTATATCAGGCAATAAGTAAACAAAATGTAGAGCATTTTTCCAGACCCATTACACATCATCATCCCCCTACATTTCCCCCTGCACTCATTCCAAAGGTCAGGCTGATAAAATAGCCACTCCTTATTGTAGAAAGACAAAACTCTTTCAATCACAGTATCATTGCATGCATGATTGGTTTTATATGGCAATCTAATGATGGTTGTAATTACAGGCCATAAAAGGGGTGCAGCCAAGAAGCTCATCCTGCtgctgttccaacatgaccatGTGCGTACATCTGACTGTCCAAGTAAAATAATATGCAGACCTCTGGAAACACTCTTGTAGGCACTTTATGGCTGTAGTCTTTTATAATAGTGTTGTtatacacacaagttttatattatttgcaatTTAATCTTAGATTTTATTCGAGTATAGATTCATTGATAACTTTATTTGTTagtttattactatttatttacaaGTTTGATTATGGGAATAAATATTATAGTGGTGTTGTTTTAACAAAGAAAGCATATCTACATGTTGTTGCTACAGGACAGGCTAGGCAGACCATCCTAGTCATCAAGGGGGGCCCTAAAGGTCAATCTTCATAGAAAAGTCACGATGTGAAGGCAAGATAAAATATGTAGATGTTATAGAACCTTGACAGTTCTTTTTTTATGCagtttctccccattttcctcccgatttagcgcacttaattttgtcttccgctgctaccagagataccagattgcatccgaggagagcacatcactgtacacgcctcttccgacacatgcacagccctcctcttctcgcccctgctttctgcacaggcatcttcctcttccaccaatcagagcccttacacagcgtatgaaggaagacccacccacacatagtccggcccccaccctgcagatacagtggccaattagtatctgctgcaggcactgccaattatggccgctagatggcgcccaaccAACCGGAGGcaactgagtttcgaaccgaggagttcagaaactctgtgctagtgtgcaagcggaatatcccgctgcgggACCTGGGCGCCTACCCTGACAGCTCTTGATTAAATTATGTGTATATTTTAACTTCTTTAAAATGATAAGAAAGACTGATAAACTTCTACAGATTCATATTTTCATATGGCTGTCTAAATGTCTGCATAATTAatgaaagtatatatatatatatatattactttaATGGCAGTAAATATGTTAGGATTTTGTCTATTTCATCTATGACTAAAGCAAAACCTTATCTTTgggtaaaataaagaataatataaATCTGATTTGTATTTCTGAGTTGACATTGGTTTAGTGTGCTGAGATTTTAAACTACCATACATATCCTAATAATCCATAACCTTAGTGTATTCCCATTGACTGAGACTTTGTTGTGGTTTGGCTTAAATGTCCTCTGTTCTATAATTCAGTCTATACAAGTAAATTAGGTCTGTAAGGATTAAGAAAACTAAAAACTGAACACCATTCACTTACTAAGCAAAGCACGGGGCTCAGGAAAGAGCTCTCCATAATTGTTGTTGAATATACGGGCTAGATCCTGGGCTAGCTCCAAATGCTGGATCTGATCCTCTCCCACTGGTACATGTGTGGATCTGCACATATCATTGATAGTCAAAAACTGATGAAATTCACAAACAATATTTACACAAtgtgtaatgaataaaagaagttttttattaatatagtcTCACTTATAGAGCAGTATGTCTGCAGCCTGTAACACTGGATAGGTGTACAGACCCACACTACCTTCATTCTTCTGCTTACTCTTCATCTAAGAGGAGAaataagcacacacacagagaaagagagagtgaaAGAGAAAGAGACAGTATTTCTAGCAATTCACAcaaataaaatcaattaaagaaaaacaaaaacaagtttTTGCTTTTCTGTACTGTGATCTCTTTTACACATTACCACATGCAGGCCGCATTTGAAGGCCATTTTCCGCTAGGTTTAACATGCACTCATCTGTTGAGTAAATAGCAAGTTTTTTTTCCTGCAGTGTTGAAAGGCAGCTGCCTGAGCATTCCTGTGCACATGCTATAAAACTGAGCTGCAGTTTGACTTTGTATCCCTACTTGGACAGTGCAGAAGGTGAAGACACTTGCTTCCTATATAACCTATTTAGGTTTCtcattgtacaaccccaattccaaaaacGTTGGCACAGTAAGTAAACTgtacaaagaaaatatatttatcACTTTCTGTTATCCTCAAACTTGTGTCTTCCCTCTGAACTGAGCCTTGACTGACATTAAAGAATATTTAACCTGAATGCtcctttaaaatacattttgaatatatttaaaaacatgactcTACAATCTTATCTACAAGTTAAAACTGTAAAGCAAGTGCTTAATATTCTTTCCTTTTACACCCCTTCTCTTTCCTTACCTTCCACTGAGGTAAGTGCCGCAGTCGGGGCATGCTGGTCAAGCAGCCCAGGATCCAGGAGAGCTCAGCATGCTCTGAAACCTGCAAAAAAGGTCAAGGGTACATTTGTCTAAAACTTTCATCAAAGCTGACATTGAATATTCAAATATGCACAGTACCAATCAATAGAAAGTGCTTTTGTAGCCACGCAAAAAACATTTATAGTGTAGACAACAGTGTAGCGTTAACCAAACAAACTGAGCTATTGAACTGAAAATTTCTAGTAAATCAGT
The Trichomycterus rosablanca isolate fTriRos1 chromosome 12, fTriRos1.hap1, whole genome shotgun sequence genome window above contains:
- the wars2 gene encoding tryptophan--tRNA ligase, mitochondrial, yielding MTASLLASGIDPTRSILFQQSVVSEHAELSWILGCLTSMPRLRHLPQWKMKSKQKNEGSVGLYTYPVLQAADILLYKSTHVPVGEDQIQHLELAQDLARIFNNNYGELFPEPRALLSFTRKVKSLRDPSSKMSKSDPQKLATIFLTDSPDDIVFKIRRAVTDFTSEVTYDPADRPGVANLVAMHAAVSGQTMEDVVRSAEGLDTGNYKNVVAEAVVQRLEPIRLEIQRLRADPGHLESVLAEGAEKASSLASPVMQEVRKYVGFS